A DNA window from Helianthus annuus cultivar XRQ/B chromosome 15, HanXRQr2.0-SUNRISE, whole genome shotgun sequence contains the following coding sequences:
- the LOC110909835 gene encoding heat shock cognate 70 kDa protein, translating to MAGSGNDSPAIGIDLGTTYSCVAVWKHDRIEIIPNDQGNRTTPSAVAFVDAERLIGDGAKNQAPMNPANTVFDSKRLIGRRFSDPKVQEDIKLWPFKVIQGCYDTPKIVVTYKGQEREFLAEQISSMILGKMKETAEAYLGKIVKDAVITVPAYFNDSQRQATKDAGTIAGLNVIRMINEPTAAAIAYGLDNKSDIAGKINVLVFDLGGGTFDVSVMTIKKGGIFEVKAVAGDTHLGGEDFDNRMVDHCVREFKMRWKKDLSGNQRALGRLRFACEKAKRNLSCMTQTSVELDCLHEGIDFSLKITRAKFEYLNMGLFNKCIMILETCLSEAKMKKSCVEQVILVGGSTRIPKVQDMVQEFFDGRELCKSVNADEAVAYGAAVMAAKVRCSGDKRVQGVLLRDVTPLSLGVEIQGDLISVVIPRNTPIPTSNAKTYRTVCDYQSMIEINVYQGERSRTRDNHFLGKFRISGIPPAPKGVAEVIERFEIDANGILTVTASIISTGKTEKLIISNVNGRLSKKEIEKMVRDAQEYKLEDQEFKKKAEAYNALEDCLYKVKNKIEEYNTMKSTVNMKEVKKAIHETSKWLEDNKAAPFAVLQLQKVRLEFVCKSLF from the exons ATGGCCGGAAGTGGAAACGACTCGCCAGCGATCGGCATCGATCTGGGAACAACGTACTCATGCGTGGCTGTTTGGAAGCATGATAGGATTGAGATCATTCCTAACGATCAAGGCAACCGAACCACACCTTCTGCTGTTGCTTTCGTTGATGCAGAGCGTCTGATCGGTGATGGCGCCAAAAATCAAGCACCTATGAACCCTGCTAACACCGTATTTG ATTCGAAGAGATTGATTGGAAGGAGATTCAGTGATCCAAAAGTGCAGGAAGACATCAAGTTATGGCCTTTTAAGGTCATACAAGGGTGTTACGACACACCAAAGATTGTCGTCACTTACAAAGGTCAAGAGAGGGAATTTTTGGCTGAACAAATTTCTTCAATGAttcttggcaagatgaaagaaaccGCTGAGGCGTACCTTGGAAAAATCGTGAAAGATGCTGTGATAACCGTCCCTGCTTATTTCAATGACTCGCAGCGTCAGGCAACCAAAGACGCTGGTACTATTGCTGGATTAAACGTTATTCGTATGATCAATGAGCCTACAGCAGCTGCAATTGCGTATGGACTTGACAATAAGTCTGATATTGCTGGCAAGATAAACGTGCTTGTCTTTGATCTTGGCGGTGGGACTTTTGATGTTTCTGTTATGACTATCAAGAAAGGGGGTATTTTTGAGGTGAAAGCTGTTGCTGGCGACACTCATTTGGGCGGTGAGGATTTTGATAATCGCATGGTAGATCACTGTGTGCGGGAATTTAAGATGAGATGGAAAAAGGACTTGAGTGGGAACCAAAGAGCTTTGGGGAGGTTGAGATTTGCTTGTgagaaagcaaaaagaaatctctCATGtatgactcagacatcggttgaATTGGATTGCTTGCACGAGGGAATTGATTTTTCGTTGAAAATTACACGAGCTAAATTTGAATATCTGAACATGGGTTTGTTTAATAAGTGCATCATGATATTGGAGACATGTTTAAGTGAGGCTAAGATGAAGAAATCATGTGTAGAACAAGTGATTCTTGTTGGAGGCTCAACTAGGATACCAAAGGTCCAGGATATGGTGCAGGAGTTTTTTGATGGCAGAGAGTTATGCAAGAGTGTAAACGCTGATGAGGCTGTTGCGTATGGTGCAGCCGTTATGGCTGCAAAGGTAAGGTGTAGCGGAGATAAGCGTGTTCAAGGTGTGTTGCTACGCGACGTCACTCCTTTATCACTTGGCGTAGAAATACAAGGAGATTTAATAAGCGTTGTCATCCCGAGAAACACACCAATACCTACAAGTAATGCCAAAACATACCGTACAGTATGTGATTACCAATCTATGATTGAGATCAATGTGTATCAAGGTGAAAGATCCAGAACTAGAGATAATCATTTTTTGGGCAAGTTCCGCATTTCAGGAATACCACCTGCTCCCAAAGGAGTCGCTGAAGTTATTGAACGCTTTGAAATAGATGCCAACGGTATCCTCACAGTCACCGCTTCGATAATATCTACTGGAAAGACGGAGAAACTCATAATTTCCAATGTAAATGGAAGACTCTCCAAAAAAGAGATTGAGAAAATGGTAAGGGATGCTCAGGAGTACAAACTTGAGGACCAAGAATTCAAGAAGAAAGCAGAAGCTTACAATGCATTAGAGGATTGCTTATACAAGGTGAAAAATAAGATCGAAGAGTACAATACCATGAAGAGTACTGTGAACATGAAGGAAGTGAAAAAAGCCATTCATGAAACAAGCAAGTGGCTCGAGGACAACAAAGCTGCACCTTTTGCTGTGCTTCAACTTCAGAAGGTACGCCTAGAATTTGTTTGCAAGTCACTCTTTTAG